In Cicer arietinum cultivar CDC Frontier isolate Library 1 chromosome 7, Cicar.CDCFrontier_v2.0, whole genome shotgun sequence, a single window of DNA contains:
- the LOC101510756 gene encoding LOW QUALITY PROTEIN: disease resistance protein RUN1-like (The sequence of the model RefSeq protein was modified relative to this genomic sequence to represent the inferred CDS: inserted 2 bases in 2 codons), protein MNSSSSSNHQWIYDVFLSFRGEDTRNTFVSHLYAALSNAGINTFLDDNSLKKGMELEPELKRAIEGSRISIVVFSKTYISSSWCLKELEQIMKCRRNYCQLVLPIFYDIDPSELRHQVGGFGKALQSTAKRRCLNRQRMEDALSNWKRALTEAANISGWTTNSFRNEGEXMSKIVEYILRKLNSVLLSITEFPVGLESRVQQMVEFIENQSSKVCLIGIWGMGGLGKTTTARAIYNQIHCKFVDHSFIENIRETCKKYDGEITHLQEQLLSNVLKTNEKIHNTAFGITTIEKRFSGKRALIVLDDVTTIEQVEALCGNRKCFGSGSVLIVTTRDVRILKLLKVDCIYSIKQMDENKSLELFSWHAFRKPCPKEDFSELSRSIVSYCGGLPLALEVIGSYLRDRSKQEWKSALSKLERIPNDRVQEKLQISYDGLQDDPEKDIFLDICCFFIGKDRAHVSEILEDCGLYADIGITVLVERSLLKVEKNNKLGMHGLLRDMGREIVRKRSAKELGKRSRLWFHEDVQDVLTKRTGTETVEGLVLKSQSTSKVCFSADSFKHMKNLRLLQLDHVGLIGDYGHLSQELRWLHWQGFTHDYIPDDFYXSNIKQVWNETKLMDKLRVLNLSHSKYLKNTPDFSKLPNLEKLIMKDCPSLSEMHQSIGNLENLLLINLKDCTSLGNLPRNIYQLKSLKTLILFGCSKIDKLEEDIVQMESLTTLIAKGTSVKEVPYSIVRSKSVGYLSLCGYEGSSCDVFPSLIWSWMSPTMNSLPRIFPHWGMSLSLVSLNAEKDNLSCLSPVLSNLSNLRSMWIQCRSKIQLTRELERFLDDLNEANFDELETSHALQISDLSLRLVLIGMGSYQMGINALGNIMTQGLTTNCSGNFRLMDNHYPSWLAYPGEGPSVRFQVPEDIDCRMKEMVFCVTYSSISKNVAAEFHIRVLIVNYTKCTILRYKPSQSQTQLGSQSKQDTIMSFNDEDWKFVTSNLEPGDNVQIFVTFGHGLTVKETALYLINGQSITMQVEPSIHLNVNVEPSLYVNADGNGNLFDVNLKSSSSNAKTDPSQKRNENIFSRFAKRMGKYVCLNQNRGFNTSD, encoded by the exons ATGaattcttcttcatcatctaaTCATCAATGGATCTACGACGTCTTCCTCAGCTTCAGAGGGGAAGACACACGTAACACCTTCGTTTCTCATCTCTACGCTGCACTGTCAAACGCGGGAATCAACACTTTTCTTGACGACAATAGTCTTAAAAAGGGAATGGAACTCGAACCAGAACTAAAGAGAGCAATAGAAGGGTCTCGTATTTCCATAGTTGTTTTCTCCAAAACCTATATCTCATCTAGTTGGTGTCTTAAAGAGCTTGAACAAATCATGAAATGCCGTAGAAATTATTGCCAACTGGTTTTGCCCATATTTTACGACATTGACCCATCGGAATTGCGTCATCAGGTGGGTGGTTTTGGAAAAGCTTTGCAATCAACTGCTAAAAGAAGATGCTTAAATCGCCAAAGGATGGAAGATGCGCTCTCAAATTGGAAGAGAGCACTTACCGAAGCTGCAAATATATCTGGCTGGACTACCAACAGTTTCAG GAATGAAGGTG CTATGTCTAAAATTGTTGAGTACATTTTGAGAAAGCTAAACAGTGTATTATTGTCTATTACCGAATTTCCAGTTGGTTTAGAGAGCCGTGTGCAACAGATGGTTGAGTTTATTGAAAATCAATCAAGCAAAGTTTGCTTGATAGGGATATGGGGAATGGGTGGGTTGGGTAAAACAACAACAGCCAGAGCTATCTACAACCAAATTCATTGCAAATTTGTGGATCACAGTTTCATTGAAAATATTAGAGAAACTTGTAAAAAGTATGATGGAGAGATTACTCATTTACAAGAACAGCTTCTTTCAAATGTCTTGAAAACAAATGAGAAGATACATAACACTGCATTCGGGATAACCACAATTGAGAAAAGATTTTCAGGGAAAAGGGCACTCATTGTACTTGATGACGTGACGACAATTGAGCAAGTAGAAGCCCTGTGTGGAAATCGTAAATGTTTTGGTTCGGGAAGTGTATTGATTGTTACAACCAGAGATGTACGTATACTTAAGTTACTTAAAGTTGACTGTATCTATAGCATAAAGCAAATGGACGAAAACAAGTCCCTTGAGCTTTTCAGTTGGCATGCTTTTAGAAAACCATGTCCAAAAGAAGACTTCAGTGAACTCTCAAGAAGCATAGTTTCTTACTGCGGAGGATTACCGCTGGCTCTTGAAGTCATTGGATCTTACTTACGTGACAGGTCAAAACAAGAATGGAAAAGTGCACTATCAAAATTAGAGAGAATTCCTAATGATAGAGTACAAGAGAAACTGCAAATAAGCTATGATGGTTTGCAGGATGATCCTGAAAAGGATATATTTCTTGACATATGTTGTTTCTTTATTGGGAAGGACAGAGCCCATGTTTCAGAGATTCTAGAAGATTGCGGACTTTATGCTGATATTGGAATAACTGTCCTCGTAGAGCGAAGCCTCCTAAAAGTTGAAAAGAATAACAAACTTGGAATGCATGGTTTGCTAAGAGACATGGGAAGAGAGATTGTTCGTAAAAGATCAGCAAAAGAGCTTGGGAAGCGTAGTAGATTGTGGTTTCACGAGGATGTACAAGATGTTTTGACAAAAAGAACT GGAACAGAAACTGTGGAAGGATTGGTTTTGAAGTCGCAAAGCACCAGCAAAGTTTGCTTCAGTGCTGATTCTTTCAAGCATATGAAGAATTTGAGACTTTTACAACTTGATCATGTTGGTCTTATTGGAGATTATGGGCACCTTTCTCAAGAACTAAGATGGCTCCATTGGCAGGGATTTACACACGATTATATACCTGATGATTTTT ACAGCAATATTAAACAAGTTTGGAATGAAACCAAG TTGATGGACAAGCTAAGAGTTCTCAATCTCAGTCATTCCAAGTACTTGAAAAACACTCCCGACTTTTCAAAATTACCAAATTTAGAAAAACTCATTATGAAAGATTGTCCAAGCTTGTCTGAGATGCACCAGTCCATTGGGAATCTCGAGAATCTTCTTCTGATAAATTTGAAAGACTGTACAAGTCTTGGCAATCTTCCAAGAAATATCTATCAGTTGAAATCTTTGAAAACTCTCATCCTTTTTGGTTGTTCGAAGATTGACAAGTTGGAAGAAGACATAGTGCAAATGGAATCCCTGACAACGCTGATTGCAAAAGGTACATCTGTAAAAGAAGTTCCCTATTCAATAGTAAGATCAAAAAGCGTTGGATACTTATCCTTATGTGGATATGAAGGATCTTCGTGCGATGTTTTTCCTTCTCTCATATGGTCTTGGATGTCACCAACCATGAACTCCCTACCCCGTATTTTCCCACATTGGGGCATGTCACTGTCCTTAGTTTCCTTGAATGCAGAGAAAGATAATTTGAGTTGTCTATCACCAGTGCTTAGCAATCTTTCAAATCTAAGAAGTATGTGGATTCAATGCCGCTCAAAGATTCAACTAACTCGAGAATTAGAAAGATTTCTTGATGATCTTAATGAAGCAAATTTTGATGAATTGGAGACATCACATGCATTACAAATTTCGGATCTTTCATTGAGATTGGTTTTGATCGGAATGGGAAGTTACCAAATGGGCATCAATGCTCTTGGCAACATAATGACACAG GGATTGACAACAAATTGTTCTGGTAATTTTCGCCTTATGGATAACCATTATCCTTCTTGGCTAGCCTATCCAGGTGAAGGACCGTCAGTACGTTTTCAAGTTCCCGAGGATATTGATTGTCGCATGAAGGAAATGGTTTTTTGTGTTACTTATTCATCGATATCTAAAAACGTGGCAGCTGAATTCCATATCAGGGTCTTGATTGTTAATTATACAAAGTGCACCATCCTAAGATACAAGCCGTCGCAATCCCAGACACAACTGGGATCACAGAGCAAGCAAGACACAATAATGTCCTTTAATGATGAAGATTGGAAGTTTGTGACATCAAATCTAGAACCTGGTGACAATGTGCAAATTTTTGTGACTTTTGGGCATGGATTGACTGTTAAGGAGACTGCTCTCTATCTAATAAATGGCCAGTCAATCACAATGCAAGTTGAGCCATCAATTCATTTGAATGTGAACGTGGAGCCATCGCTTTATGTGAACGCGGACGGGAACGGGAATCTGTTTGATGTGAACTTGAAGTCATCGTCATCTAACGCGAAAACGGATCCATCGCAGAAGCGAAATGAAAATATCTTCTCAAGATTTGCAAAGAGAATGGGAAAATATGTATGCTTGAACCAGAATAGAGGTTTCAACACTTCTGATTGA
- the LOC105852572 gene encoding uncharacterized protein: MKDCSSLSAVHPSIGDLQNLLLINLKDCTSLNNLPKKIYQLKSLKTLILSGSGCSKIDKLEEDIVQMKSLTTLIAKDTGGNYPSWLAYTGEGSSARFQVPKDIDRRMKGIILCAIYSFNDEDWKNVISHLKTGDDVEIFVAFGHGFIVKETAVYLIYGESIAMEFEQSTIMEVEPSTNMEIEPLEEVMVQLGNVMIGKE; the protein is encoded by the exons ATGAAGGATTGTTCAAGTTTGTCTGCGGTACACCCGTCCATTGGAGATCTCCAGAATCTTCTTCTGATAAATTTGAAGGATTGTACAAGTCTTAACAATCTCCCAAAGAAGATATATCAATTGAAATCATTGAAAACTCTCATCCTTTCTGGTTCTGGTTGTTCAAAGATTGACAAGTTGGAAGAAGACATTGTGCAAATGAAATCCTTGACAACACTTATTGCAAAAGATACAG GTGGCAATTATCCTTCTTGGTTAGCCTATACAGGTGAAGGCTCTTCAGCACGGTTTCAAGTTCCTAAGGATATTGATCGTCGCATGAAGGGAATAATCTTATGTgctatttattcatttaacgATGAAGATTGGAAGAATGTAATATCACATCTAAAAACTGGTGATGATGTGGAGATTTTTGTAGCTTTTGGGCATGGATTCATTGTTAAGGAGACAGCTGTTTATCTAATTTATGGCGAGTCAATTGCTATGGAATTTGAGCAATCCACTATTATGGAAGTGGAACCATCTACTAACATGGAAATAGAGCCATTAGAGGAAGTGATGGTGCAACTTGGAAATGTAATGATAGgtaaagaataa